The genomic region ACCAAAAGAGCTTATTGTCCGACTGATATCCAGAACGGTAAAGGGAAAGCAATATGATGTGCTTACATCCATGGTTGACCCTATGCGCTATCCTAGTGCGGACATAGCCGATTTATATAGTCATCGATGGGAAATTGAACTTGGCTACAGGGAGCAGAAGCAATATATGCTTGGCAACAGATTGACATTGAGAAGTCGTCTACCCGAACTCGTCAAACAGGAGCTCTGGGGCGTACTGTTAACCTATAACCTCATTCGGTATCAAATGGTCCAGATGTGCTACAGTCTCAAAGGCGACTATTTACCGTATCAGCTCAGCTTTAATGGCGCGCTTGCTCATATTATGAGATTGCTAGTCGGTCTTCCTTACTCATCGCCAGGCGCAGTTCCACAGCACCTTAAAAGCTTCTATAGTATGGCTGGAAGCCTCATATTAGAACCGAGGAGACAAAGAACATTCCCAAGGAGTGTAAAAAAACGACCTAGTCGTTATCCTAGAAAAAACAATGCCGCTCACCTTAAGTGAACGGCATTAGAGCCTAAGCTCCGTTTTTTCATTTCATCGCTAGTGTGACACTAGCTCTTTTTTCGGTTCATAGGTAAACGTTAACGTCTGCTTGTCTTTGCCAACATCGACTCGGGCGATCCCCCCCTGCATCAACTCTCCGAACAACAGTTCGTTAGCCAATTGCTTTTTGACCTTCTCTTGAATCAATCGCGCCATCGGACGAGCACCCATCGACTTATCATAGCCATGCTCTGCTAACCAAGCCCGAGCACCATCGCTAATTTCAAGCGAGACACCTTTGGTATCTAACTGGGCTTGAAGCTCAACAATGAATTTATCAACGACTTGCTCAATAACACGACTGTGCAGGTGGTTAAACCAAATAATCGAATCCAAGCGATTACGAAACTCTGGCGAGAACACACGATTGATCTCACTCATCGCATCATGAGAATGATCTTGTTGTTGAAAACCTATTGATTTTCTCGTTGTCTCTTGTACACCAGCATTAGTCGTCAGCACCAAAATAACGTTACGGAAATCGGCCTTACGACCATTGTTATCCGTTAATGTACCGTGATCCATGACTTGCAATAAGATATTGTAAATATCGGAATGCGCTTTTTCGATTTCATCCAATAATACGACCGAATGTGGGTGCTTAATGACGGCATCGGTAAGCAAGCCACCTTGTTCATAGCCAACATAACCTGGTGGTGCACCAATTAAACGTGATACCGCGTGTTTTTCCATGTACTCCGACATATCAAATCGCAGTAGTTCGATCCCCATTTGCTTGGCTAACTGCTTTGTTACTTCGGTTTTACCAACACCAGTTGGCCCAGAGAATAAAAACGAGCCTATCGGCTTGTCTTCCTGACCTAAACCTGCGCGGTTTAAGCGGATCACCGAAGTTAAACCATCGATTGCTTCGTTTTGACCGAAAACCACCATTTTTAAATTGCGATCGATGTTCATCAAATTATCTTTCTCAGTCGACGATACCGATTTTTCCGGAATTCGAGCAATGTGCGCAACAACGGTTTCAATGTCGGTAACATCAATATCTCGTTTGCGTTTATCTGCCGCGAGTAATTGTTGTTTCGCGCCCGCTTCATCGATAACATCAATAGCTTTATCAGGTAAAAAACGATCGTTAATATATTTACTCGACAACTCAGCAGCCGCTCGTAATGCACTGTTGCTGTATTTCACACCGTGGTGCTGTTCATACTTTTCTTTCAAACCTTGCAAGATCTTTGTGGTCTCATCGATACTCGGTTCCACCACATCAATCTTTTGAAAACGACGCGCTAAAGCACGATCTTTCTCAAAAATACTGGCAAATTCTTGATACGTCGTCGAGCCCATACAGCGCAACTTACCTGATGATAGCAATGGTTTGATTAGATTTGACGCGTCCATCATGCCACCTGATGCAGCGC from Thalassotalea sp. Sam97 harbors:
- the clpA gene encoding ATP-dependent Clp protease ATP-binding subunit ClpA, which codes for MLNKDLEISLNLAFRQAKDSRHEFMTVEHLLLALLENPEAVEAIDACGGDISKLKTELLNFISETTPVIPAGDEERETQPTLGFQRVLQRAVFHVQSSGKSEVNGANVLVAIFSEQESQAAYFLKKSSITRLDIVNYISHGISKNTPSDDPVSAIEQQGTNNAEEAKSIETYASNLNVLAKNGEIDPMIGRTQELERTVQVLSRRRKNNPLLVGEAGVGKTAIAEGLAKQIVEGKAPEVLSDATIYSLDMGALLAGTKYRGDFEKRFKSLLKELEKDKHAILFIDEIHTIIGAGAASGGMMDASNLIKPLLSSGKLRCMGSTTYQEFASIFEKDRALARRFQKIDVVEPSIDETTKILQGLKEKYEQHHGVKYSNSALRAAAELSSKYINDRFLPDKAIDVIDEAGAKQQLLAADKRKRDIDVTDIETVVAHIARIPEKSVSSTEKDNLMNIDRNLKMVVFGQNEAIDGLTSVIRLNRAGLGQEDKPIGSFLFSGPTGVGKTEVTKQLAKQMGIELLRFDMSEYMEKHAVSRLIGAPPGYVGYEQGGLLTDAVIKHPHSVVLLDEIEKAHSDIYNILLQVMDHGTLTDNNGRKADFRNVILVLTTNAGVQETTRKSIGFQQQDHSHDAMSEINRVFSPEFRNRLDSIIWFNHLHSRVIEQVVDKFIVELQAQLDTKGVSLEISDGARAWLAEHGYDKSMGARPMARLIQEKVKKQLANELLFGELMQGGIARVDVGKDKQTLTFTYEPKKELVSH